The DNA region TGTTTTCAGTCATAAATGTTCCTACTATTATTTTCAGAACATCATATCAATGGAGAAAGAAAACGAAACGAATGCTAGTCGAAAATCTCGAATTGATCTTAACGCGCTGCCGACCCGTCAGTACCTGGACCAAACTGTTGTGCCAATATTGCTCCAAGGATTGTCGGCTCTTGCCAAAGAAAGACCACCAGATCCTATCAATTACTTAGcagcttatttattaaaaaacaaaactacttTTGAAAACAATAGTGCAAACTCTAATAACAACACTCCACAGAATCCACAAACATAGTACAAAATGCCTTGAAATTTGGATTCTAAGTAACAGCAATATCAACTCTTAGGACGGACTTTGTCATCTCAAAATTTTAAGtgaacttataaataactcAAAATTTATGAACCAAAACTATTATACTATTCTAAGCTcctgaatttaaatatattattttatttatcgggTAACACAACCGATTAgtattaactataattatacaattagtaaatttgtacttttaagttttttaatataaaaaataaaaacatttactttttCTATTTGTGCCCTAAagtataaaacagttttaaaatgtttctggttaaatttagaaataattacaagaaaagtacaaaattggttccttagaaattataatcgactaatattttgttggttGTGTAAAGTTTACTATTGGATTAATGCAACCACAAACTTCAATATCAATGGTCAAGGGGgctttataataactaaaaaacttattttatatgtgtacattttattaatagcaGAAATACTAATAcagaaaaatactattaattcGTGCTAAAGCTTGTAGTATTAACCTTTCTGTTCAGTTTCCTCAAGGAATTTTTGTCTATGCATCAACCAAGAATCACTATCATCAACACCTTCTTCTTCAGCAACTACTGAAGGTATCTCGAACTGAATAATGTCAGTTACAATACTTTCTTCGGAGAGCGAAGGTATGGAGTCATGTATTGGTAGAGGCACTGGTTCAGGTGGAAGAAATTCAGCCATATATGCTGTCACATTGCGTGCTCGCCATACGGAAATCTTACCTGAATACAAGTTATTATCTGGTTAAAAAAATGGTGTATATCATTTCTTATTCTTAGAGCCGTTAAAAGATTATGATTGTGTTAAAATGTACCTACCAACTATAAACTACAAAAATCGCATTTTTCTTAAacgttatattttgtattattaaattatgaaacttCTTAGTTTTtctaaagtataaattgttaatttttcttaGAATTCACAGTAAGAGAACAGGAACATTAAGGCGTTTTTACATACCCATAGTTTCGTCTATTTCAACTTCTTCTTCCCCTCCCTCTTCTTGCCTTTCTTCTTTTACTTCCTTgtcttctttttcttcttcgCCCTCGCCGAATTCTTCTAATGCTGGATCTTTCATTAACAAATAGAAACCATGCTGCATACAGTTTGTATCAAACACAAAACATCCAGGTCCTTTTGGCTTTCCTCTCAACCATGACCCGTGATATCTCACTCGAGGGTATATAATTTGACCTGGACCTTCTATAACACCTTCAACCCAGGTTCCCATAAATTTGatctaaaacaaatttgtgaacgttttttttataataagagaACTACTACAATCAAGATCAAATGCTACTATTATTTgtagtatgtttttttaacatttagttACAAAAGTAGTACAGTAAAAACAAAAGCTTTACCGCTGTTTATTTATAGACCTGATATTCTGCAAAGAGGTATGTTCCTAGGCCATGTCGTTTTCCCTTGAACCACGCTCCTTCGTAAATATCACCATTAGGGTAGTAGTAAGCTCCAAAACCTTGTTTTAGGTCATGCCTCCAGTCTCCTTCATACCGAGATCCATCTGGATAAGTCATTGTACCAACACCATACTTCATTGCTTTTCGCCATTCTCCTATAAATTGTATCttattagtaaaaacaaaatagtcaTTTAGGctctattttaactaaaataatcttTCGTGTGtatcaaatgttatataaatatgtttatggtATGATAAAATCAGACAgactttaaaaacattaaaacaatgcAATTAGGCTGActggttttataaataagtgcttagaaagaaaaatgaaCAAGCTCACTCCTTAGTTTCTTGCAAACCTAAGCATGAATAATCATTAAGAACATAATCGAAGTAacttaatcaataataatctCCTCCGTGGGTAGAGGTTCTGCGTCCGATTCGCGGCAAACGATAATTAAGTGGCGatagacacagaaggctgttcACCTACACGCCTTCAAAGGTAttcaataatgaaatttaatgaacgagaaaataaaatacaatttgcgATATGAATATTACACACGTCACGTACGTAAGGAAAAATGTAATTGCTATACATAACTCGTGTACCATGCACGTTGTGTGCACCAACATCGTTATTATACCTTCATATCGCGCTCCATTTTTGAATACATAGAGACCCTTTCCACTTCTCATCCCTCTACAATAACATCCTTGATAGAAGTCTCCGTTTGGTAGAACAGCCCAGCCTTCACCATGCCGCTCTCCGTCAATGTTTCGGCCCCCTACATAAACCTAAACAAAACTGCCATTGCATACTTTGCTTTACAATTACAACAGGCGTCATTTTATCATTTGTTATTCACAGAAGAAGATACATTTACTATATATTGAATGTACTATATATGTAGTGATTACCAttagtatattaatagtaatggTAATCActgcgtattataaaacaaagtccTTCGCTGGCGAGTGGCAAGACGAATGGCGTGCAAACAAGGACAAAATAAGTACTtacttaatttactaaaaaaatacttatcaaACTGTATTAAAGGAAAATAGATCAAAGGAAAAATTAACGAATATTGTAAGATGCAACAAATTAAATAGCCTTTTAcgaatattaagtattaaaatgGGTATTCCTTTACATGTATATAACGGAAAACTAGAACACAAATGACGACAACAAAATactacaaattattttgttacacGAATGTCCatcaaatatatgtaaatttaatttaattattaaaatgaaaacaacTGGTCCTGCAACGGCGTTACGCGCGTTGAACTTTTTTCTTCTTAGCGATATTTCGAGAGCATGTAGTGGTCctattaagtaaaattagTGTTTCGAAGTTTCGTCACATATCTACTAGTAAAATACACGTCAAGGctacaattgtaaatagtataAAGTTGTTATTATATCCCTAAAAGGTATGTATGTTCGTAATTAAATGAAGAAACATACACCAATGGTATCAACATCCTCCGGCCCTTCACCTTTCTCTTCGGCCAtaactgttttataaattacactgAAGTAGAAactagtttattattaataaatcactttaattttcattttgacATTAACCTACATTATCATTGGCAATTTCTAAAATAGAGCGTGCAGGTTTTActcaaatatttcaaacagAAAGCGCAATGcgaattctaataaataatggtTTAGATACATAGGTGTAGGCTGCTATTAAAGAGATTTGgacattgaaaataatatcttatcATTATAACGAAATGAAGGGAAGTTGCTTAGCtaataataaaacgaaataaacacaaaaatctttcattaaattacacaataatttatagtaataaattaataacacaaatcgaaatataatttatattatactactACGCCTTAGAACAAAAGAACAGGTAGGTTCACTAGGTAAGGTACACTATATCTGCGTGTTAGAGTACTAactaaaaaatagtaatttttcaTGCTTATTTTACCGATAGCCTCAGGTATTGGTGCGTAATACATTTTCAAGGAATAGTATAGCGACTTCTAAGTACATATCTATATAGGTATGGAATagtcttatttaaaatagttgtaCAGATCAATTATATGAAAACTTCTAAGTCGTACTATATTATAGACAATTAACCTAGttttgtactttaatattcGGAACGAAACAATACAATCTGGCAAGATGCTATCGCagctaaataaattttgttaaatatattattaccagAGTCGTGTCATATACTGATTCTCATAAACAAGGTCAACTTTGTACTTACAAAGCATTTTTAGGTCATATGAGCCGACAACAGTCTCAACGACCTCAATCGAAGCGAATTCCAATCAAATACTAAACACGTTTAACTCATTTCCCTTCATTACCTCTTCGCTTTTACCAGATTTGAAAAAGTTCCACAAAATCCCATAACACTCATCATCAACGTGGAGGGGCCTGTGGAGGTGTTTCTTCAAGTTTACCCCAAACTACATTACACATTTCCCTCACTAAGGCTTGTTCACCTGTACCGAGATCTGGAGCTGGTCTTCTTTTTTCCCTTTCAACCCGCTCCCTCACTTCTAAAACTTGTAATGCTCGGACGACGGCTTCTGGCCTCTCACCAAGGCCTGTACCCACACCTTTTTCAGCCTCTAGTCTCCGAACTTTTTGTTCCAAGTCACGAACATATTGCACAGTTCTTTCAGCTAGCTGTGGGTGACTAATAGTAGTTATAGGAGCAGGGGGTCGTGTGATTTCTTCCGCGTTTGTACCACTGCTACTTCCATCGCCATCATCTCTTTCCCTTCCAGTAGTTCTTCCACAATTAACGCACGCTCCTCTTTCTCTTTCTTCATCCAGATAAAGACACAATtcttttaattctaaattatcgTGGATTAATTCTTGTTGTTTATCATCTAACTCGCGGAGCTTGCTTTGATATGCTGATACTTCCTGTCTCATTACTGACGCTGTATATCTGCCAAAGCGTTGCCACTCCCTTGCCAATTTACGTCCTTTTTGACGATCGTCATCTAAAAAACAACATAAGTCTCGCAATTCTTGATTATCTTCGCTCAATCTGCGATTGGCTtcctttaatgtttttatttcatctaaAAGTGATTGTATTTGTCTTCTTTGGTCTGTAGATTGTCTTGGCCCCTCAGGTTCAACTCGTTTTGTAAATTTCAGCATGTCAGCCGATCTTCTATGAATTTGTTCCTCCTCTAAGTTTCGTTGTAAGCGCTGGGTGTCGTCTGCGCTTCTAGCTCTGGCTGTAGATTCTACGGGTTCGTGCACGATGgctttagtaataatttctcCAGAAGGTCTCTGCATACGTAATGCTACAGGGGGTATTGGATAGCCTAAGGGATATCCTGAAGGATATTTTAATTGCGGATAAGGACCACCTGGATAGGGCCCAGGAATTGGTCCGGGGTAGCCAAAGGGATACTGCAACTTGTTGGGATCAATTGTTTTTGTGAAATATGGAGGTTTTAAGTCTTTAGTGGATGAGTCGATAGTGACTTGCTTAGATCCCGCAGCGGCAGGTGGTGGCGGATGATAGCGCGGTGGAAAGTTGACCGGTTCCGAGCCCTGTTTACCTAGTTGTTGTTTATGTTTGTTAAACTGGTCCACGTCCTGGCTTATTGACATTGTAGGTGACGATTCGCTTTAGCTATCAGCAAATCGTAAATGCTTCGTGCACATTAAGTACATTTCCAAATCAAGATTGCGTTCGTACAATTGAAGCAACATAAGTTCAACGAATGGGCCTTGAATGAATAGAGGGGAACGCGGCCGGCTGCGTAGGCTTTGGACCGTGGCATTCGCACATAGACTCGTGACACACACTAcacaagttttaatattaagtttctacTTGATCTAATTAGATGTtactattatttgtaaatattttaattaaagtttgcACGTTAAAGTTACAATGATATCACGATAAGGTTATGTTTGATAGTTGTGTGGCAAGAATACGCGGGCGCGCGCGGGGCGCGTGTCTGTGACTGACTCGATGAAACTATACCTGAGCAGATGGAGAAGGCTTTTGTGGTTTTATGTCTCGCTCTACTACCGGCGTTTCATCTTGCCTGCGCGCACGCATACGTATCGATCTGCTTATACCTAAACGCTAGAAGCGACATATCATTTTTCTTATACTCtattagtaagtaattaaattacattcgTTTAGTGTATTCGGAAAGacagtaaatgttttaatatgttgttCGCAAAAAGGCCTTATCTGTGTATCTAGAATTGTAATAGGTAAGGCTAAGCTAAGTAAGTAGGTTTTTAgtctttcaaaatatatatacattttgtttttggataaaataatgtaatctagTATTgctatactatattttttaaaaatacagttcGTCAACGTGAACTTATGAACGCATTGCTAGATTAGAA from Pieris brassicae chromosome 2, ilPieBrab1.1, whole genome shotgun sequence includes:
- the LOC123720691 gene encoding radial spoke head 1 homolog; protein product: MAEEKGEGPEDVDTIGVYVGGRNIDGERHGEGWAVLPNGDFYQGCYCRGMRSGKGLYVFKNGARYEGEWRKAMKYGVGTMTYPDGSRYEGDWRHDLKQGFGAYYYPNGDIYEGAWFKGKRHGLGTYLFAEYQIKFMGTWVEGVIEGPGQIIYPRVRYHGSWLRGKPKGPGCFVFDTNCMQHGFYLLMKDPALEEFGEGEEEKEDKEVKEERQEEGGEEEVEIDETMGKISVWRARNVTAYMAEFLPPEPVPLPIHDSIPSLSEESIVTDIIQFEIPSVVAEEEGVDDSDSWLMHRQKFLEETEQKG
- the LOC123720738 gene encoding coiled-coil domain-containing protein 85C produces the protein MSISQDVDQFNKHKQQLGKQGSEPVNFPPRYHPPPPAAAGSKQVTIDSSTKDLKPPYFTKTIDPNKLQYPFGYPGPIPGPYPGGPYPQLKYPSGYPLGYPIPPVALRMQRPSGEIITKAIVHEPVESTARARSADDTQRLQRNLEEEQIHRRSADMLKFTKRVEPEGPRQSTDQRRQIQSLLDEIKTLKEANRRLSEDNQELRDLCCFLDDDRQKGRKLAREWQRFGRYTASVMRQEVSAYQSKLRELDDKQQELIHDNLELKELCLYLDEERERGACVNCGRTTGRERDDGDGSSSGTNAEEITRPPAPITTISHPQLAERTVQYVRDLEQKVRRLEAEKGVGTGLGERPEAVVRALQVLEVRERVEREKRRPAPDLGTGEQALVREMCNVVWGKLEETPPQAPPR